A genomic segment from Neobacillus sp. YX16 encodes:
- a CDS encoding AraC family transcriptional regulator, whose protein sequence is MGKLTNSSLRKRVMDEWIYGFYRIQGVDFYNFNFHSHQEYEIYFFHSGDCKYLINNRIYELQPGDIILLDGMTLHKANPGTDSTYTRSMLHFSPKWLQESLIGLGIPNLLDPFKKLNNCLLRTGYDEFGQFVDGRIKEIAHSLSHIDEEFQRTGKKNELLEAEVKLELIQLLMGIYKMSQKELSQVTSKRSEKELHAESIASWINDHYAEKVSLDRIAEELSLSKYYASHIFKEVTGFTVMEYVMACRLNQVKYLLEMEPDQSLTDISRATGFESVAHFSRFFKEKVGTTPSQYRKTKLNSRIPSNKGGKE, encoded by the coding sequence ATGGGAAAGTTAACGAACTCTTCATTAAGAAAAAGAGTAATGGATGAGTGGATATACGGTTTTTACCGAATTCAGGGAGTTGACTTTTACAACTTTAATTTTCACTCACATCAAGAATATGAGATTTATTTTTTTCACTCGGGTGATTGTAAGTATTTAATTAACAATCGGATTTACGAGTTGCAGCCTGGAGACATCATTCTACTGGACGGAATGACATTGCATAAAGCGAATCCAGGAACAGACAGTACGTATACAAGAAGTATGCTTCATTTTTCACCTAAATGGCTCCAGGAGTCATTAATTGGACTTGGTATCCCTAATTTGTTAGATCCGTTTAAAAAACTTAACAATTGCTTACTTCGCACTGGTTACGATGAATTTGGACAATTTGTGGATGGCAGGATTAAGGAAATAGCTCACTCGCTTTCTCATATTGATGAAGAATTCCAGCGGACAGGTAAGAAAAATGAGCTACTGGAAGCAGAAGTAAAACTTGAGTTAATTCAATTATTGATGGGAATTTATAAAATGAGTCAAAAGGAATTATCTCAAGTGACGAGTAAAAGGTCGGAAAAAGAACTTCATGCGGAGTCTATTGCCTCTTGGATTAATGATCACTATGCTGAAAAAGTCAGTTTAGACAGAATTGCAGAAGAGTTAAGTTTGAGTAAGTATTATGCTTCACATATTTTTAAAGAAGTCACTGGTTTTACCGTGATGGAATATGTGATGGCATGCCGGCTTAATCAGGTAAAGTATTTGTTGGAAATGGAGCCTGATCAATCATTAACAGATATTTCTCGTGCAACAGGCTTTGAGAGTGTAGCCCATTTCAGCCGCTTTTTTAAAGAAAAGGTCGGTACTACTCCTTCACAATATCGTAAAACGAAACTGAATAGTCGTATTCCTAGCAATAAAGGAGGAAAAGAATAA
- a CDS encoding sugar phosphate isomerase/epimerase family protein: protein MNQDLLISGFSDEISSEFDTQLEVVSNLGMKYISLRGIDGKNIGDFSVDEIKETVQPRLQKAGIGVSSIGSPIGKVFINDEEGFAKQKLMLDMLCQISNLLDCKYMRIFSFYIPKGEDADQYHGEVVRKLKEYAAIAEKYNVILLHENEKDIFGDIARRCHEILTEVGSPYFKGIFDFANFVQCGEDTLECYDLLKDEIVYIHIKDAVTSDSQNVVCGTGEGKIPEILAQFIKSGYKGFLTLEPHLVLFDSLKDLELEDATEIIKDDKGLDGAGGYKLQYEALLDILNKIESEEI, encoded by the coding sequence ATGAATCAGGATTTATTGATTTCAGGATTTTCAGATGAAATTTCATCTGAATTTGATACCCAGCTTGAGGTTGTCTCAAATTTAGGGATGAAATATATTTCGTTACGCGGCATTGATGGGAAAAATATTGGTGATTTTTCTGTTGATGAAATCAAAGAAACCGTACAGCCAAGACTGCAAAAAGCTGGAATTGGTGTTTCTTCCATCGGATCACCTATTGGTAAAGTATTTATCAATGACGAAGAAGGCTTTGCGAAACAAAAGCTTATGCTGGACATGCTTTGCCAAATTAGCAACTTGCTCGATTGCAAATATATGCGAATCTTCAGCTTCTATATTCCTAAGGGTGAGGATGCAGATCAATATCATGGTGAAGTGGTTAGAAAACTTAAGGAATATGCTGCAATTGCAGAAAAATATAATGTGATTTTACTTCATGAAAATGAAAAAGATATCTTTGGTGATATTGCTAGACGCTGTCATGAGATTTTGACAGAAGTTGGTTCTCCGTACTTTAAAGGGATTTTCGACTTCGCTAATTTCGTACAGTGCGGTGAGGATACACTGGAGTGTTACGATCTCTTAAAGGATGAGATTGTTTATATACACATAAAGGATGCTGTAACATCTGATAGCCAAAACGTTGTCTGTGGCACTGGAGAAGGGAAAATACCAGAAATTTTAGCTCAGTTTATTAAGAGCGGCTATAAAGGCTTTTTAACCCTTGAGCCACATCTCGTTCTCTTTGATTCTCTAAAGGATTTAGAGCTTGAGGATGCGACTGAGATCATAAAAGACGACAAAGGGCTGGACGGTGCCGGCGGTTACAAGCTTCAATATGAAGCACTTTTAGATATTCTAAACAAAATTGAAAGCGAGGAAATTTAA
- a CDS encoding Gfo/Idh/MocA family oxidoreductase, giving the protein MADVRLGIIGLGAEGGMYANFITEGKVKNMVIGAICDNDPTKKEVAEEKYPGVPFYDNYIEMLESGDVDAVVTTVPHYLHPEMGIEALKRDIHALVEKPAGVYTKQVKELNDFAASKPELKFAIFFNQRTNPLYKKVKEIIDNGEIGSIRSTNWIITTWWRPQGYYDQSEWRATWGGEGGGVLVNQAPHQIDLLQWICGMPKKVYAKINYGSQRDIVVEDDVTAVFDYGNGATGVFVTRTHDVVGTDRLEIVGDKGKIIVDKSSKVTIKRLTRPESEMSATMSMQDVMKIFMGGSQDDVFSEEVLDFGNVWGEQHIAVLEDFASAVVEGTPLLAPGSDGINGVRLANAMHLSSWLGKEIEVPFDEDLFLEELNKRIAEEGKYPVRK; this is encoded by the coding sequence ATGGCTGATGTAAGATTAGGGATTATTGGATTGGGTGCAGAAGGCGGCATGTATGCTAATTTCATTACTGAAGGCAAAGTTAAAAACATGGTGATTGGTGCGATCTGTGATAATGATCCTACTAAAAAGGAAGTAGCAGAAGAGAAGTATCCTGGTGTTCCTTTCTACGATAATTATATCGAAATGCTTGAAAGTGGTGATGTTGACGCAGTCGTTACAACTGTACCGCATTATCTCCATCCTGAAATGGGAATCGAAGCACTAAAAAGAGATATTCATGCATTAGTGGAAAAACCAGCTGGTGTTTATACAAAACAAGTTAAAGAGTTAAATGACTTTGCAGCATCAAAGCCTGAACTTAAGTTTGCAATCTTCTTTAACCAGCGTACAAATCCACTTTATAAAAAAGTAAAAGAAATTATTGATAATGGTGAGATTGGCAGCATTCGCAGTACCAACTGGATTATTACTACTTGGTGGAGACCACAAGGGTACTACGATCAAAGTGAATGGAGAGCAACTTGGGGCGGAGAAGGCGGCGGTGTCCTTGTAAACCAAGCACCACACCAAATTGACTTGCTTCAATGGATTTGCGGTATGCCGAAAAAGGTTTATGCAAAAATAAACTATGGTTCTCAAAGAGATATTGTCGTTGAAGACGATGTGACTGCAGTATTTGATTATGGAAATGGTGCAACAGGTGTATTTGTAACTCGTACGCACGATGTAGTGGGGACAGACCGTTTAGAAATCGTTGGCGATAAAGGAAAAATTATTGTAGATAAAAGTAGTAAAGTAACCATCAAACGTCTTACAAGACCTGAAAGTGAAATGAGTGCAACCATGAGCATGCAAGATGTAATGAAAATTTTCATGGGCGGCAGCCAAGATGATGTTTTCTCTGAGGAAGTACTTGATTTTGGCAATGTTTGGGGCGAACAGCACATTGCTGTATTAGAAGACTTTGCTTCTGCTGTTGTAGAAGGAACCCCATTATTAGCTCCAGGCAGCGACGGAATTAATGGTGTTAGACTTGCAAATGCCATGCACCTGTCAAGCTGGTTAGGCAAGGAAATCGAAGTACCATTTGATGAAGATTTATTCCTAGAAGAATTAAATAAGCGAATTGCCGAAGAAGGTAAATATCCGGTTAGAAAGTAA
- a CDS encoding Gfo/Idh/MocA family oxidoreductase: MLKVAVIGLGDISKIHIPAIQANPNAELVAVCDLDESLKDSVPGVNFYTDFHEMLEKENLDVVHNCLPHYLHYPVTRDCVEAGVHVFQEKPLGLNTEEGQALVKLEEDHSDVKIGVCLQNRYNESFEMLQEILKSGEYGKVTGVKGLVSWYRPKAYYDVKPWRGKMEFAGGGSMINQSLHTLDLIQLVGGKIESIKGSVDQLLDYGIEVEDTASAHILFQNGAKGLFFSTNANAENSSVELEVYLEKGKFIIKDSILMRVNEEGKKEELVEDAKLPGSKFYYGASHAKTINQFYTCILQGTEDYVHAKDALVSIQMIDAIRLSSETKQSIKMEG, translated from the coding sequence ATGCTAAAAGTAGCAGTAATAGGACTTGGGGATATTTCGAAAATTCATATTCCAGCTATACAAGCTAACCCAAATGCTGAGTTAGTGGCAGTATGTGATCTTGATGAGTCATTAAAAGATTCTGTACCTGGTGTAAACTTTTATACGGATTTTCACGAGATGCTTGAAAAAGAAAACCTTGATGTTGTCCATAATTGTCTGCCTCACTATCTACACTACCCTGTAACAAGAGATTGTGTAGAAGCGGGAGTTCATGTTTTTCAAGAAAAGCCGCTGGGCTTGAACACGGAAGAAGGACAGGCACTTGTAAAACTAGAGGAAGACCACAGTGATGTTAAAATCGGGGTGTGTCTGCAAAACCGTTATAATGAGTCGTTTGAAATGCTTCAGGAGATTCTAAAGAGCGGCGAATATGGCAAGGTCACAGGGGTAAAAGGTTTGGTGTCTTGGTATCGGCCGAAGGCTTATTATGATGTGAAACCTTGGCGTGGAAAAATGGAGTTTGCCGGTGGCGGTTCCATGATTAATCAATCCCTTCATACCCTAGATTTGATACAGCTTGTAGGCGGAAAAATAGAATCAATAAAGGGTTCAGTAGACCAATTATTGGATTATGGTATTGAAGTAGAAGACACTGCCTCTGCACATATTCTCTTCCAAAACGGAGCAAAAGGATTATTCTTTTCAACGAATGCTAATGCTGAGAACTCCAGTGTCGAACTTGAGGTCTATCTTGAAAAAGGTAAATTTATCATTAAAGACAGCATTCTTATGAGAGTAAATGAAGAGGGGAAAAAAGAAGAATTGGTAGAAGACGCTAAACTGCCTGGATCGAAATTCTATTACGGTGCCAGCCATGCGAAAACAATCAATCAATTCTATACCTGTATTTTACAGGGCACTGAAGATTATGTTCATGCAAAGGATGCTCTTGTTTCCATACAAATGATTGATGCCATTCGACTTTCTTCAGAGACAAAACAAAGTATTAAAATGGAGGGATAA
- a CDS encoding sugar phosphate isomerase/epimerase: protein MKKGKIGVQMMMLKGKVEELGVYETMRKVRELGYGAVEVSQIPMTTENVAELKRASEDFDIKIAALSAAVEPMVPGMPGETLSNDFDKIVSDCKTLNCNFLRIGMMPLTVMGHKDKIMEFIDKAEGLAHRLAEHGIELYYHTHHLEFQKYDGVYLLDLIKNNTTKLGFELDVHWIQRAGENPVEFVKKYKGRISLLHLKDYRIGQMDLSEVDFKDMAKFMHIFTNTIEFAELGEGNLDLKAIIEAGLESGAQYFLVEQDNTYGRDPFECLEVSANHLRNLGYADWF, encoded by the coding sequence ATGAAAAAAGGTAAAATCGGCGTTCAAATGATGATGCTAAAAGGCAAAGTAGAAGAACTCGGTGTATATGAAACAATGAGAAAGGTAAGAGAGCTTGGCTATGGAGCTGTAGAAGTATCACAAATTCCCATGACAACCGAAAATGTTGCCGAGTTAAAAAGAGCAAGTGAAGACTTTGATATCAAAATTGCAGCGTTATCTGCAGCGGTTGAACCAATGGTGCCCGGCATGCCTGGCGAGACCTTGTCTAACGATTTTGATAAAATTGTAAGCGATTGTAAGACGTTAAACTGTAACTTCCTGCGCATCGGTATGATGCCTTTAACTGTTATGGGACATAAAGATAAAATCATGGAATTTATTGATAAAGCAGAAGGATTGGCCCATAGATTAGCTGAACATGGAATTGAATTGTATTACCATACACACCATTTGGAATTCCAAAAATATGATGGTGTATATTTGCTGGACCTAATTAAAAATAACACAACTAAGCTGGGTTTTGAGTTAGATGTTCACTGGATCCAAAGAGCTGGCGAAAATCCTGTGGAGTTCGTAAAAAAATACAAGGGCCGTATTTCATTATTACACTTGAAGGATTATCGAATTGGGCAGATGGATCTAAGTGAAGTCGACTTCAAAGATATGGCTAAATTCATGCACATCTTCACGAATACGATTGAATTTGCAGAACTTGGTGAAGGAAACCTTGATCTTAAAGCAATTATAGAAGCAGGTCTTGAGAGTGGGGCCCAGTATTTCTTGGTAGAACAAGATAATACCTATGGACGAGACCCATTCGAATGTCTAGAAGTTTCCGCTAATCACCTAAGAAATCTAGGTTACGCTGACTGGTTTTAA
- a CDS encoding MFS transporter, with amino-acid sequence MSNVKVDNSNQYNKAKLWQIGLFTLNNTSTNLHLFVLGFVTYYATGIAGLAVMLVSSLLMAARLFDGIIDPAIGFIIDKTEGKFGKFTPLIVIGNIISAGTILAIYNVTHHLPASTQFLFFTAMLIVNKIGYSLQTSVTKAAQTVLTNDPKQRPLYAIFDGVYNAALFTGGQIYVSAVLMVKHGGFNLGLFTELNGYGLLLSAVFAVLAIVGIWSKDKKEFYGLAEEGTQTTLREYWGVIKGNRPLQMLSLSASFDKLATSILRYSVVGVMLFGILLGDYALSGKIGLITLVPVLLITFLVVGIARKTGLKKSYVTSAWIGMLSFLGLIALFLFIDPASVSLSNIGVATILFIVLYSLALGFGGIPTTLVVPMIADVSDYETHKSGRYVPGMMGTIFSFIDQLVSSLAPTIVGAIVGIIGYKEKFPEVGEALTSPLFVVTLLLAFGLPALCLLVSITAMKFYKLDHKEMEKIQSGIAEMKANGKKDNKVAI; translated from the coding sequence ATGTCAAATGTTAAAGTGGATAATAGTAATCAATACAACAAAGCGAAATTATGGCAAATTGGTTTGTTTACATTAAATAATACCTCAACCAATCTTCATTTGTTTGTATTAGGTTTTGTCACTTATTATGCAACTGGAATAGCTGGACTCGCAGTAATGCTGGTAAGTTCGCTATTAATGGCAGCGCGGTTATTTGATGGGATAATCGATCCTGCGATTGGCTTTATCATTGACAAAACAGAGGGGAAATTCGGAAAATTTACGCCGTTAATTGTAATCGGTAATATTATTTCAGCAGGTACTATACTAGCGATCTATAATGTAACTCATCATTTACCAGCGTCTACTCAATTTCTTTTCTTTACTGCGATGTTAATTGTAAACAAAATCGGTTATTCATTACAAACAAGTGTGACAAAGGCTGCACAAACGGTTTTGACGAATGATCCAAAGCAGCGCCCATTATATGCAATTTTTGACGGAGTTTATAATGCTGCACTTTTCACAGGCGGACAAATTTACGTTTCTGCTGTTCTAATGGTAAAGCACGGTGGGTTTAATCTTGGTTTGTTTACGGAATTAAATGGTTATGGACTTCTTCTTTCTGCAGTATTTGCGGTACTAGCAATCGTAGGTATTTGGTCAAAAGATAAGAAGGAATTTTATGGTTTAGCAGAAGAAGGAACTCAAACCACTCTTCGTGAATATTGGGGAGTTATTAAAGGAAACAGACCATTACAAATGCTATCTCTTTCGGCGTCTTTTGATAAACTAGCAACTAGTATTCTTCGTTATTCCGTAGTTGGAGTTATGTTGTTTGGTATTTTGCTAGGAGATTATGCATTAAGCGGAAAAATTGGTCTTATTACATTAGTACCAGTTTTATTGATCACCTTCTTAGTAGTCGGAATTGCAAGAAAGACAGGTTTAAAGAAATCCTATGTTACTTCGGCCTGGATCGGAATGCTTTCCTTCTTGGGGTTGATTGCTCTATTCTTATTCATTGATCCTGCTTCGGTTTCACTTTCTAATATCGGTGTTGCCACTATTCTTTTCATAGTCTTATATTCATTAGCCTTGGGCTTTGGAGGCATTCCAACAACACTTGTTGTTCCTATGATTGCCGATGTTTCGGACTATGAAACACATAAATCAGGTCGTTATGTACCGGGTATGATGGGCACGATTTTCTCATTCATTGATCAGCTCGTTTCATCTTTAGCTCCAACAATCGTAGGTGCTATTGTTGGTATCATCGGTTATAAAGAAAAATTCCCTGAGGTTGGGGAAGCTTTAACTTCACCATTGTTTGTTGTAACCTTATTACTGGCATTCGGTTTACCAGCACTATGTTTGTTAGTTTCCATTACAGCAATGAAATTCTATAAACTAGATCATAAAGAAATGGAAAAAATTCAATCTGGTATTGCTGAAATGAAAGCAAATGGGAAAAAAGATAATAAAGTTGCAATTTAA